The proteins below are encoded in one region of Puntigrus tetrazona isolate hp1 chromosome 5, ASM1883169v1, whole genome shotgun sequence:
- the LOC122344823 gene encoding interferon-induced protein with tetratricopeptide repeats 5 has translation MSFEGAIKSKLLLLECHFTWSLREEDDFDLCDILNRLEEQIQLECKEARVTRAYSSLGFVHYLHGNQQQALAYLQKSVELAKEHYKDSDEVLIVTYGDLAWLHYHIKEFSKCEDYFRELERISKKHFGGFTYTVEVLREKGWAFLKFSDKYSHAAKECFRQALEMNPGDSDLNSGYAIALYRTTKGSDSSGSITINQLERAIELNPDDAVLPLLLALRMLKNRDDKTFEPVLKNVTVALRMSPENPHVIRYTANFFRQLGNMDIAINLLEGALQATPNSAFIHHQLAMCYKKKKTYLEKKHKTQGKAKFNSKESDEIKKYRDQCIYHLEKAVLLKPSFVIAVADLALHHGQLDSCKGDKLFEKAFKLAYNEKKHLQSVHCSCGHHQLYCKRSEQLAFHHFMQGLSLQPESEQGKLCEDKLKAMMQHRVKRLNSPDDGMVCGIQGFIHEVKGEKLKAEEFYERALKHGFDFGELFTEIRIWLMSFGEADKSVLSLIFDGGSYKVESGRIVTFKGAMNKKIVHLVNIDICNAKMILRWEKRSPGPHAVLLALTQHDGTFTDQTKEILENLEFLGEKFWNHVIVLCSCNADATVAQRSELECIQSRRQKPINYYICGFAPESTQRKELSDRIQMMIRKNNSMHLVVPDISDRDYQSPLGIGRRLDLKDYPFTPEVLFQEGQRKYRLQCSHAGWFHCKFTRIGFNMEGEGEVLYSTDLQNDDCPVPANYYQAGPVYDLKRVQGELSQLSLPHCETSIEDACHFMSVTHCSNQIVDILKPQNVTSTHVTASIKETSKFFIAKKENWFTGHWSKMLGQVMLFYLKPAHRLHVFLQPGSVDPREVETFNKDYTLIQTAECMLKYECVYSMLCDPVEKHGLSEMPKIQPMDIKLHCTKQWKHYYPTFDIKLPDGVMKVGLHLKKENPREGRVEVVWSCDLSLTDYTAERSRPSL, from the exons ATGAG ttTTGAAGGTGCCATAAAATCTAAACTGCTTCTGCTGGAGTGTCATTTTACTTGGTCTCTACGAGAAGAGGATGACTTTGATCTTTGTGATATACTGAACCGTCTGGAGGAACAGATTCAGCTGGAATGTAAAGAGGCGAGGGTAACTCGAGCTTACAGCAGTCTTGGATTTGTTCATTATCTCCATGGCAACCAGCAGCAAGCACTCGCATATCTGCAGAAATCAGTGGAGCTTGCAAAAGAACATTACAAAGACAGCGATGAAGTTCTTATTGTTACCTATGGAGACCTTGCCTGGTTGCACTATCATATAAAGGAGTTCTCTAAATGTGAAGACTACTTCAGAGAGTTAGAGAGGATCAGCAAGAAACATTTTGGGGGATTCACTTACACTGTCGAGGTTCTCAGAGAAAAGGGTTGGGCATTTCTTAAATTCTCTGACAAATACTCACATGCCGCAAAGGAATGTTTTCGACAGGCCCTTGAAATGAACCCGGGTGACAGTGATTTAAATTCAGGCTATGCAATTGCATTGTACCGCACAACAAAAGGCTCTGACTCTTCAGGCTCAATAACGATAAACCAGCTTGAAAGAGCGATAGAACTTAATCCAGACGATGCTGTTCTACCACTGTTGTTAGCCTTAAGAATGCTGAAAAACAGAGACGATAAGACATTTGAACCTGTGCTGAAGAACGTGACCGTAGCGCTGAGGATGTCCCCTGAGAACCCACACGTCATAAGATACACAGCAAATTTTTTCCGCCAATTAGGAAACATGGACATTGCCATTAATCTACTGGAAGGTGCCTTGCAGGCTACCCCAAACTCTGCTTTTATACACCATCAATTGGCTATGTGctacaaaaagaagaaaacatacCTGGAAAAGAAACACAAGACACAAGGAAAAGCAAAGTTTAATAGTAAAGAGTcagatgaaataaagaaataccgGGATCAGTGCATCTATCATCTGGAAAAGGCGGTTTTACTAAAGCCATCTTTTGTGATCGCTGTGGCAGATTTAGCACTGCATCATGGACAACTTGACAGCTGCAAAGGTGACAAActttttgaaaaagcatttaaactggcttataatgaaaagaaacatcTGCAGTCGGTTCATTGTTCATGTGGCCATCACCAGCTGTACTGCAAAAGATCGGAGCAACTGGCCTTCCACCATTTCATGCAAGGTCTGAGTCTGCAACCAGAGTCAGAGCAAGGCAAGTTGTGTGAGGACAAACTTAAAGCCATGATGCAACATCGTGTTAAACGGCTGAACAGCCCGGATGACGGCATGGTGTGTGGCATACAGGGATTCATTCATGAAGTAAAGGGTGAAAAACTCAAGGCTGAGGAGTTTTATGAGAGAGCCCTAAAACATGGGTTTGATTTTG GTGAACTGTTCACAGAGATAAGAATTTGGCTCATGAGTTTCGGTGAAGCAGACAAATCTGTTCTAAGCCTGATTTTTGATGGAGGAAGTTACAAAGTTGAAAGTGGGAGGATTGTGACTTTCAAAGGTGCAATGAACAAGAAGATTGTGCACTTAGTTAATATTGATATCTGCAATGCCAAGATGATTCTTCGATGGGAAAAAAGGAGTCCTGGGCCTCATGCTGTTCTTCTTGCCTTAACTCAACATGATGGGACATTCACAGACCAAACCAAAGAGATTCTTGAAAACTTGGAGTTTCTTGGAGAGAAATTCTGGAATCATGTCATCGTATTATGTAGCTGTAACGCAGATGCCACGGTAGCTCAGAGAAGCGAATTGGAGTGTATTCAGTCACGTCGGCAAAAACCAATCAACTACTACATCTGTGGCTTTGCACCAGAATCTACACAGAGGAAGGAGCTTTCAGACAGAATACAGATGATGATCAGGAAAAATAATTCCATGCATCTGGTAGTACCCGACATTTCTGACAGAGATTATCAATCCCCTTTAGGCATCGGAAGA AGGCTAGATCTGAAAGATTATCCGTTCACTCCCGAGGTCCTCTTTCAAGAGGGGCAAAGGAAATACAG GTTACAGTGCAGCCATGCAGGCTGGTTCCATTGTAAGTTTACACGGATTGGTTTTAACATGGAGGGGGAAGGAGAGGTGCTGTATAGCACTGATCTTCAGAACGATGACTGTCCAGTCCCTGCCAACTATTACCAGGCAGGACCCGTGTATGACCTCAAACGTGTGCAGGGTGAGCTGTCTCAACTCAGTCTACCTCACTGTGAGACCTCCATTG agGATGCCTGCCACTTCATGTCAGTTACACATTGTTCTAATCAGATAGTTGATATCCTGAAGCCTCAAAATGTCACAAGCACACATGTCACAGCGAGCATCAAAGAAACCTCAAAGttttttattgccaaaaaagaaaactggTTCACTGGTCATTGGTCTAAGATGCTTGGCCAAGTGATGCTATTCTACTTAAAGCCAGCACATAGATTGCATGTGTTTCTTCAACCAGGCAGTGTGGACCCTAGAGAA gtGGAAACATTCAATAAAGATTACACATTAATCCAAACAGCTGAATGCATGCttaaatatgaatgtgtgtacAGCATGCTATGTGATCCTGTTGAGAAACACGGTCTTTCAGAGATGCCAAAGATACAACCAATG GACATAAAGCTTCATTGCACGAAGCAGTGGAAACATTACTATCCAACATTTGATATAAAGTTGCCAGATGGTGTGATGAAGGTGGGTTTACATCTCAAAAAGGAAAACCCCAGGGAAGGAAGGGTTGAAGTTGTATGGAGCTGTGACCTATCACTGACAG ACTATACAGCAGAACGCAGCAGACCGAGCCTATGA
- the hnrnpul1l gene encoding heterogeneous nuclear ribonucleoprotein U-like protein 1 produces the protein MSGLNVKKLKVNELKEELQRRGLDTRGLKADLADRLQAALEAEAAGSAPSDEQDQDYEAGEEPGEGNDYQEEEFATREQDYGEEAKAQFDDGNSTDLYQGGFDDQGTESNEGNEDSTETPIPGFGTSDYSSDAMPGQMTEQYSYDQDEFPEPQAKQPYPEESARQHYKQDEVKQEYEETEAAHAEPKDEQRLDEPETRETPEGESSQRSQQEEPESYDVKTEFKGDEDVPQRAEQTGDWDAQAKSEEDRYSSYSRKRSYDESRGYGYYEHREERRGRSPQPPAEEEEEDIDDKLVVIDTYNCDLHFKVARDRYSGYPLTIEGFAYLWAGARATYGVTKGRVCFEMKINEEISVKHLPSSEPDPHVVRIGWSLDSCNTQLGEEPFSFGYGGTGKKSSNCKFEDYGEKFSENDIIGCYIDFESSEQIEMGFSKNGKELGPCFHVSREELAGRALFPHVLVKNCAVEFNFGQREEPFFPQPEGFTFIQDIHLEERVRGTLGPATKADCEILMMVGLPGSGKTTWAIKHAKENPDKKYNILGTNAIMDKMKVMGLRRQRNYAGRWDILIQQATQCLNRLIQIAARKKRNYILDQTNVYGSAQRRKMRPFEGFQRKAIVICPTDEDLKERTLKRTDEEGKDVPDHAVLEMKANFVLPEVGEFLDDVAFVELQREEADALIKQYNEEGRKAGPPPEKRFDSRQGGFRGRSNFQRYDNRGGPQGGRGGYQNRGGSGGGGYRGGYNRGGYNQNRWGNNYRDGGGSGGRGGYNRNQQSGGNYNHNRQGSYNKSGSGSSGGYNQSQPQSYNQGYNQGYNQSNYNQGYNYGNYSQYPGYNQSYSQTPAPTGQTYNQQQQSYNQQYQQYAQQWQQYYQNQSQWNQYYNQYGSYGNYNQQGTQGSQGAQGTQ, from the exons ATGAGCGGGCTGAATGTCAAAAAGCTCAAAGTCAATGAGCTGAAGGAAGAGCTCCAGCGGCGAGGCCTGGACACCCGCGGGCTGAAGGCGGATCTGGCGGACCGATTGCAGGCGGCGCTGGAGGCCGAGGCGGCGGGGTCTGCGCCTTCGGACGAACAGGATCAAGACTACGAGGCTGGCGAGGAGCCGGGAGAGGGCAATGATTATCAGGAGGAAG AATTTGCAACCAGGGAGCAAGATTATGGAGAAGAGGCCAAGGCACAGTTTGATGATGGAAACAGCACAGACCTTTACCAGGGTGGATTTGATGATCAGGGAACGGAGAGTAACGAAGGCAACGAGGACAGCACCGAGACCCCCATACCTGGTTTTGGAACAAGTGATTATTCATCAGACGCGATGCCGGGACAGATGACAGAGCAGTACTCCTATGATCAGGATGAGTTCCCGGAGCCTCAGGCCAAGCAGCCGTACCCTGAGGAATCAGCCAGGCAGCACTATAAGCAGGACGAGGTGAAGCAGGAGTATGAGGAGACTGAGGCTGCACACGCAGAGCCAAAGGATGAGCAGAGACTCGACGAGCCAGAGACACGGGAGACCCCAGAAGGAGAGTCAAGTCAACGCAGCCAGCAGGAAGAGCCCG AGAGTTACGATGTGAAGACTGAGTTCAAGGGTGACGAGGATGTTCCACAGCGGGCTGAGCAGACGGGTGACTGGGATGCTCAGGCCAAATCAGAGGAGGATAGATACTCGTCATACAGTCGCAAGAGGTCATACGATGAGAGTCGAGGATACGGTTATTATGAACACCGTGAGGAAAGAAG AGGAAGATCACCACAGCCCCCagctgaagaagaagaggaagacaTTGATGATAAACTTGTGGTCATTGACACTT ATAACTGTGACCTGCACTTCAAGGTGGCTCGTGACCGATACAGTGGTTACCCTCTGACCATTGAGGGTTTTGCCTACCTGTGGGCAGGTGCTCGAGCCACGTACGGTGTTACCAAAGGACGGGTGTGCTTCGAAATGAAG ATAAATGAGGAAATTTCAGTAAAGCACCTTCCTTCATCTGAGCCTGACCCTCATGTGGTGAGAATCGGATGGTCCCTGGATTCTTGCAACACTCAACTTG GGGAAGAACCCTTCTCTTTCGGCTACGGAGGAACTGGCAAGAAATCCTCCAACTGTAAATTTGAAGACTATGGGGAAAAGTTCAGTGAAAATGATATCATTGGCtgctatatt GACTTTGAAAGCAGTGAGCAAATAGAAATGGGATTCTCCAAGAATGGCAAGGAGCTGGGCCCATGTTTCCACGTCTCTCGAGAAGAACTGGCCGGCCGTGCTCTTTTCCCACATGTATTGGTGAAGAACTGTGCTGTAGAGTTCAACTTTGGACAGAGAGAGGAGCCCTTTTTCCCTCAGCCAGAGGGCTTCACCTTCATTCAGGATATTCACCTCGAGGAGAGAGTCAGAGGGACACTGGGACCTGCTACTAAAGCTGATTGCGAG ATCCTGATGATGGTTGGTCTGCCTGGTAGTGGAAAAACAACCTGGGCCATAAAACACGCTAAAGAGAACCCTGACAAGAAGTACAACATCCTGGGCACAAATGCTATCATGGATAAGATGAAG GTAATGGGACTTCGTCGTCAGCGCAACTATGCCGGACGCTGGGACATACTTATTCAACAGGCCACACAGTGTCTCAACAGGCTTATCCAGATTGCTGCCCGGAAGAAGCGCAACTACATACTGGATCAG ACAAATGTATATGGATCAGCCCAGAGACGAAAAATGCGTCCTTTTGAAGGTTTTCAACGCAAGGCTATTGTAATTTGTCCCACGGATGAGGATTTAAAAGAGCGAACGTTAAAGCGAACTGATGAGGAAGGGAAGGATGTTCCCGATCATGCTGTGTTAGAAATGAAAG CAAACTTTGTGCTGCCCGAAGTCGGCGAGTTCCTGGACGATGTGGCGTTCGTAGAGCTTCAGCGGGAAGAAGCCGACGCTCTCATCAAGCAGTACAACGAAGAAGGCCGTAAAGCCGGCCCTCCCCCAGAGAAGCGCTTTGATAGCCGCCAGGGTGGTTTCCGTGGCCGTAGTAACTTCCAGCGTTATGACAATCGTGGGGGAcctcagggtggcagaggtGGCTACCAGAACCGGGGCGGCTCTGGAGGCGGCGGCTACCGGGGAG GATACAACCGTGGAGGCTACAACCAGAATCGCTGGGGAAATAACTACAGGGATGGAGGAGGCTCTGGAGGTCGTGGTGGATACAATCGTAACCAGCAGTCTGGAGGCAATTACAACCACAACCGCCAGGGCTCCTACAACAAGAGTGGCTCTGGATCATCAGGAGGCTACAACCAATCACAG cCTCAGTCTTACAACCAAGGCTACAACCAGGGCTACAACCAGAGCAACTACAACCAAGGGTACAACTACGGCAACTACAGTCAATACCCAGGATACAACCAGAGCTACAGTCAAACTCCAGCGCCCACAGGACAGACCTAcaaccagcagcagcagagctACAATCAACAGTACCAGCAG TACGCTCAGCAGTGGCAGCAGTACTACCAGAACCAGAGCCAGTGGAACCAGTACTATAACCAATACGGCAGTTACGGCAACTATAACCAGCAGGGCACCCAAGGCAGCCAGGGCGCCCAGGGAACACAGTAG
- the im:7138535 gene encoding protein FAM98B isoform X1 encodes MERDTEIIGLIKALGYRSKACLKKCKCDELPCPLLTWLVSELRASCLKKPAERRVGSAVLVGELREVLKEMSCPQKALTSEHLSPLLLLRVTEFLVSELAAARMLMCGESHPEDTEQSCESKGKEQRKRESLDMGNKDEHQDISPAQEDKTDWKEVNKDLAELFQTLGLETTQLSDACAEVETRLTSLPEGEVPGALLKTSLTSEQWKKINDINRALCKDYECRRQMMIKRFHVTLQSFTWGERGKERSALLSSMKKFTPSLESSVSVATLLATREDESRIRPVKAGPSTAVHKVLMGSVPDRGGRPGEIEPPMPSFTSRSEGGGSHYRKRRREFSGKKKKNKQN; translated from the exons atggagcGAGACACAGAAATAATCGGTTTAATTAAAGCTCTTGG gTATAGGAGCAAGGCGTGCttgaagaaatgtaaatgtgatgaATTGCCCTGCCCGCTGCTCACCTGGTTAGTCTCAGAACTAAGAGCAAGTTGTCTTAAAAAACCAG CAGAACGGCGTGTTGGAAGTGCAGTTCTGGTCGGAGAGTTGAGGGAGGTGCTGAAGGAGATGTCCTGTCCTCAGAAGGCACTCACATCAGAGCATCTCAGCCCTCTTCTGCTGCTCAGAGTGACCG AGTTTTTGGTGTCAGAGTTGGCGGCAGCACGTATGCTGATGTGCGGAGAGAGTCATCCAGAAGATACAGAACAGAGTTGTGAGTCAAAGGGTAAAGAGCAAAGGAAACGGGAAAGCCTTGATATGGGCAATAAAGACGAGCATCAGGACATCAGTCCGGCACAAGAGGATAAAACTGATTGGAAAGAAGTAAATAAAGATCTTGCAGAACTGTTTCAGACTCTTGGCTTAGAAACAACCCAGTTGAGTGACGCCTGTGCGGAG gtGGAAACACGGCTGACTTCACTTCCAGAAGGAGAAGTGCCAGGAGCATTACTGAAGACCAGTCTGACCTCGGAGCAATGG AAAAAGATTAATGACATCAACCGAGCTCTCTGTAAGGATTATGAATGTCGGCGCCAAATGATGATCAAGCGTTTCCATGTCACGCTGCAGTCCTTCACTTGGGGAGAGAGGGGAAAG GAACGCAGTGCTTTACTTTCTTCCATGAAAAAGTTCACGCCTTCTCTTGAGTCCTCTGTCTCCGTTGCTACGCTGTTGGCAACCAGAGAGGACGAGTCTCGCATCAGGCCTGTTAAGGCAGGGCCTTCAACGGCGGTTCACAAG GTGCTGATGGGCAGCGTGCCAGACAGAGGGGGGCGTCCGGGGGAGATCGAGCCACCGATGCCCAGCTTCACCAGTCGCAGTGAGGGAGGAGGTAGTCATTACAGAAAGAGAAGACGAGAGTTTTCcggaaagaagaagaaaaataaacagaattag
- the im:7138535 gene encoding protein FAM98B isoform X3 gives MERDTEIIGLIKALGYRSKACLKKCKCDELPCPLLTWLVSELRASCLKKPAERRVGSAVLVGELREVLKEMSCPQKALTSEHLSPLLLLRVTELAAARMLMCGESHPEDTEQSCESKGKEQRKRESLDMGNKDEHQDISPAQEDKTDWKEVNKDLAELFQTLGLETTQLSDACAEVETRLTSLPEGEVPGALLKTSLTSEQWKKINDINRALCKDYECRRQMMIKRFHVTLQSFTWGERGKERSALLSSMKKFTPSLESSVSVATLLATREDESRIRPVKAGPSTAVHKVLMGSVPDRGGRPGEIEPPMPSFTSRSEGGGSHYRKRRREFSGKKKKNKQN, from the exons atggagcGAGACACAGAAATAATCGGTTTAATTAAAGCTCTTGG gTATAGGAGCAAGGCGTGCttgaagaaatgtaaatgtgatgaATTGCCCTGCCCGCTGCTCACCTGGTTAGTCTCAGAACTAAGAGCAAGTTGTCTTAAAAAACCAG CAGAACGGCGTGTTGGAAGTGCAGTTCTGGTCGGAGAGTTGAGGGAGGTGCTGAAGGAGATGTCCTGTCCTCAGAAGGCACTCACATCAGAGCATCTCAGCCCTCTTCTGCTGCTCAGAGTGACCG AGTTGGCGGCAGCACGTATGCTGATGTGCGGAGAGAGTCATCCAGAAGATACAGAACAGAGTTGTGAGTCAAAGGGTAAAGAGCAAAGGAAACGGGAAAGCCTTGATATGGGCAATAAAGACGAGCATCAGGACATCAGTCCGGCACAAGAGGATAAAACTGATTGGAAAGAAGTAAATAAAGATCTTGCAGAACTGTTTCAGACTCTTGGCTTAGAAACAACCCAGTTGAGTGACGCCTGTGCGGAG gtGGAAACACGGCTGACTTCACTTCCAGAAGGAGAAGTGCCAGGAGCATTACTGAAGACCAGTCTGACCTCGGAGCAATGG AAAAAGATTAATGACATCAACCGAGCTCTCTGTAAGGATTATGAATGTCGGCGCCAAATGATGATCAAGCGTTTCCATGTCACGCTGCAGTCCTTCACTTGGGGAGAGAGGGGAAAG GAACGCAGTGCTTTACTTTCTTCCATGAAAAAGTTCACGCCTTCTCTTGAGTCCTCTGTCTCCGTTGCTACGCTGTTGGCAACCAGAGAGGACGAGTCTCGCATCAGGCCTGTTAAGGCAGGGCCTTCAACGGCGGTTCACAAG GTGCTGATGGGCAGCGTGCCAGACAGAGGGGGGCGTCCGGGGGAGATCGAGCCACCGATGCCCAGCTTCACCAGTCGCAGTGAGGGAGGAGGTAGTCATTACAGAAAGAGAAGACGAGAGTTTTCcggaaagaagaagaaaaataaacagaattag
- the im:7138535 gene encoding protein FAM98B isoform X2, translated as MERDTEIIGLIKALGYRSKACLKKCKCDELPCPLLTWLVSELRASCLKKPERRVGSAVLVGELREVLKEMSCPQKALTSEHLSPLLLLRVTEFLVSELAAARMLMCGESHPEDTEQSCESKGKEQRKRESLDMGNKDEHQDISPAQEDKTDWKEVNKDLAELFQTLGLETTQLSDACAEVETRLTSLPEGEVPGALLKTSLTSEQWKKINDINRALCKDYECRRQMMIKRFHVTLQSFTWGERGKERSALLSSMKKFTPSLESSVSVATLLATREDESRIRPVKAGPSTAVHKVLMGSVPDRGGRPGEIEPPMPSFTSRSEGGGSHYRKRRREFSGKKKKNKQN; from the exons atggagcGAGACACAGAAATAATCGGTTTAATTAAAGCTCTTGG gTATAGGAGCAAGGCGTGCttgaagaaatgtaaatgtgatgaATTGCCCTGCCCGCTGCTCACCTGGTTAGTCTCAGAACTAAGAGCAAGTTGTCTTAAAAAACCAG AACGGCGTGTTGGAAGTGCAGTTCTGGTCGGAGAGTTGAGGGAGGTGCTGAAGGAGATGTCCTGTCCTCAGAAGGCACTCACATCAGAGCATCTCAGCCCTCTTCTGCTGCTCAGAGTGACCG AGTTTTTGGTGTCAGAGTTGGCGGCAGCACGTATGCTGATGTGCGGAGAGAGTCATCCAGAAGATACAGAACAGAGTTGTGAGTCAAAGGGTAAAGAGCAAAGGAAACGGGAAAGCCTTGATATGGGCAATAAAGACGAGCATCAGGACATCAGTCCGGCACAAGAGGATAAAACTGATTGGAAAGAAGTAAATAAAGATCTTGCAGAACTGTTTCAGACTCTTGGCTTAGAAACAACCCAGTTGAGTGACGCCTGTGCGGAG gtGGAAACACGGCTGACTTCACTTCCAGAAGGAGAAGTGCCAGGAGCATTACTGAAGACCAGTCTGACCTCGGAGCAATGG AAAAAGATTAATGACATCAACCGAGCTCTCTGTAAGGATTATGAATGTCGGCGCCAAATGATGATCAAGCGTTTCCATGTCACGCTGCAGTCCTTCACTTGGGGAGAGAGGGGAAAG GAACGCAGTGCTTTACTTTCTTCCATGAAAAAGTTCACGCCTTCTCTTGAGTCCTCTGTCTCCGTTGCTACGCTGTTGGCAACCAGAGAGGACGAGTCTCGCATCAGGCCTGTTAAGGCAGGGCCTTCAACGGCGGTTCACAAG GTGCTGATGGGCAGCGTGCCAGACAGAGGGGGGCGTCCGGGGGAGATCGAGCCACCGATGCCCAGCTTCACCAGTCGCAGTGAGGGAGGAGGTAGTCATTACAGAAAGAGAAGACGAGAGTTTTCcggaaagaagaagaaaaataaacagaattag